One window of the Fibrobacter sp. UWP2 genome contains the following:
- a CDS encoding rhomboid family intramembrane serine protease has translation MSPRFMSPMVRRRPPTNRDNDPVDKPKSETNQSPQNSAAPQGDALTEELPEESVQVATGTYRQIRDYSLVLLSQNIVHRLERSPEGPFEIFVTPENEARSRLQLGLYIKENPPKEENPPIPLSFSLQPIWVLLVPILCTFADFGNFIQRMHLQGIADAEKILRGEWWRTITAITLHGDARHLAGNLVTGYIVLNLMSYRIPLARMVPFLAIGSAIANFCVAATVQADYRALGFSSFVFAAIGALAVIEFRLMPHETRGLLRRFAPLCGALSLAVFLGLGENADILGHAYGFIMGCLCGLIPKKKTLRWGTPMTPADLLWVMFYFGFFVFGWKNALT, from the coding sequence ATGAGCCCGCGTTTTATGAGCCCCATGGTGCGACGTCGGCCCCCGACGAACAGGGACAACGACCCGGTGGACAAACCGAAGAGCGAAACGAACCAGAGCCCCCAAAATAGTGCTGCGCCGCAAGGGGATGCCTTGACCGAAGAACTGCCCGAGGAATCTGTACAGGTTGCCACTGGAACTTACAGACAAATTCGTGACTACAGTTTGGTTTTGCTTTCCCAGAACATTGTCCACCGTTTGGAACGCTCGCCCGAAGGGCCCTTCGAAATTTTTGTCACGCCCGAGAATGAGGCGCGGTCCAGGCTCCAGCTTGGGCTCTACATCAAGGAGAACCCTCCCAAAGAGGAGAACCCGCCCATCCCGCTCAGCTTTAGCCTGCAGCCCATTTGGGTGTTGCTCGTGCCCATCTTATGCACGTTTGCCGACTTTGGAAACTTTATCCAGCGCATGCATTTGCAAGGCATCGCCGACGCCGAAAAGATTTTGCGAGGGGAATGGTGGCGAACGATTACCGCCATCACGCTGCACGGGGACGCACGCCACCTCGCCGGGAACCTAGTCACGGGTTACATCGTGTTGAACCTGATGTCTTACCGCATCCCGCTCGCCCGTATGGTGCCGTTCCTTGCCATCGGGAGTGCCATCGCGAATTTTTGTGTCGCGGCGACAGTGCAGGCCGACTACCGCGCCCTCGGGTTCTCGTCGTTCGTGTTCGCCGCCATCGGTGCGCTCGCGGTTATCGAGTTCCGCCTGATGCCGCACGAGACTCGCGGGCTTTTGCGCAGGTTCGCGCCTTTGTGCGGGGCGCTCTCGCTCGCCGTGTTCCTCGGCCTTGGCGAGAACGCCGACATTCTGGGGCACGCCTATGGATTTATTATGGGATGTTTGTGCGGGCTGATTCCCAAAAAGAAGACGCTCCGTTGGGGGACGCCTATGACGCCCGCCGACCTCCTATGGGTGATGTTCTACTTCGGCTTTTTCGTCTTCGGCTGGAAGAACGCCCTCACATAA
- a CDS encoding tol-pal system YbgF family protein → MANEANQNNSELKDFFVNHGTKALVGLVIILVVVAGIVQFRDSQKAAAAEQAELLGVGMTYLYADQKDSALVEFESQIKAGKIDGLALAKAALFAGNIKFEKQDFDGAAALFQKSLDNAGSVVLVRSAAMHGLAAVKIEKGDYSAAAGLLEKYVSEFGKRTGDKEDRFQKEEPLDEAPMVADAMWKLTLVYQQLGANDKARNMAERIVEVYGDNQVYADKAKKFLAE, encoded by the coding sequence ATGGCTAACGAAGCAAATCAGAACAATTCTGAACTCAAGGATTTTTTTGTCAATCATGGAACCAAGGCTCTGGTGGGCCTGGTCATTATCTTGGTCGTTGTTGCGGGCATTGTCCAGTTCCGCGATAGCCAAAAGGCTGCCGCTGCCGAACAGGCCGAACTTCTTGGCGTGGGCATGACGTACCTCTATGCCGACCAAAAGGATAGCGCCCTGGTGGAATTCGAGTCCCAGATCAAGGCTGGCAAGATTGACGGTTTGGCTCTTGCCAAGGCGGCCCTCTTTGCAGGCAACATCAAGTTCGAAAAACAAGATTTTGACGGTGCCGCGGCACTCTTCCAAAAGTCGCTCGACAATGCCGGTTCTGTGGTGCTGGTCCGGTCTGCCGCCATGCACGGCCTTGCTGCTGTGAAAATCGAAAAGGGAGACTATTCCGCTGCTGCCGGTCTCCTCGAAAAGTACGTGAGTGAATTCGGCAAGCGTACGGGCGACAAGGAAGATCGCTTCCAGAAGGAAGAACCGCTGGACGAAGCCCCGATGGTGGCCGACGCCATGTGGAAGTTGACCCTCGTTTACCAGCAGCTCGGTGCTAACGACAAGGCCAGGAACATGGCCGAACGCATTGTCGAAGTCTATGGCGACAACCAGGTGTACGCCGACAAGGCCAAGAAGTTCTTGGCGGAATAA
- a CDS encoding DNA repair helicase XPB, whose amino-acid sequence MNPNGAIIVQSNLEIMVEVDNPNYETARDAIAPFTELVKSPEHLHTYRISHLSLWNAAATGLRAQDVVERLERESRYPVPQSVITEIEDYMARYGLLRLKKEDDRLIMESDDKIMFVEICKLKEVEDFVLEFIDDTHAVMDPERRGHLKMALTNAGFPVEDLAGYTVGDPLEIKLRETTLAGKKFELRDYQKEAAQVFYASGSEKGGSGVIVLPCGSGKTVIGLATMALIQTKTLILTPNISASRQWIREICDKTNLTIDQVKEYSGEVKEIGPVTVATYQILTQRKRVKKEGEETNTENLEMSDEEVKKELANFPLFSEQKWGLMIYDEVHLLPAPVFRLSTEMQATRRLGLTATLVREDHKETEVFSLIGPKKYDIPWRVLEAQGWIATADCNEIRIPMETELKMKYALAPIREKITLASTNPEKTDIVERLLKYFDKPDDRVLIIGQYIDQLEALSKDLEIPLITGKTPNKERERLYAAFRDGSQKNLMVSKVGNFAIDLPDANVLIQVSGTFGSRQEEAQRLGRVLRPKSDGGAAHFYSIVTQDSKEQEFAMNRQLFLTEQGYAYKIIKRGDWDILARTPEELAARKS is encoded by the coding sequence ATGAATCCGAATGGCGCAATTATTGTTCAGAGCAACCTCGAAATTATGGTCGAGGTCGACAACCCCAATTACGAAACGGCCCGTGATGCGATTGCCCCCTTTACCGAGCTGGTGAAGAGCCCCGAGCACCTGCACACCTACCGCATTAGCCACCTCTCCCTCTGGAACGCCGCCGCCACCGGACTGCGCGCCCAGGACGTCGTCGAAAGGCTTGAACGCGAAAGCCGCTACCCTGTGCCGCAATCGGTCATTACCGAGATCGAAGACTACATGGCCCGCTACGGGCTATTGCGGCTCAAAAAAGAGGACGACCGCCTGATCATGGAATCCGACGACAAGATTATGTTCGTCGAAATCTGCAAGCTCAAGGAAGTCGAGGACTTTGTACTCGAATTCATCGACGATACGCATGCCGTGATGGACCCGGAACGCCGCGGCCACCTCAAGATGGCGCTCACCAACGCGGGCTTCCCCGTCGAGGACCTCGCAGGCTACACCGTGGGCGACCCGCTCGAAATCAAGCTCCGCGAAACGACCCTCGCCGGCAAAAAGTTCGAACTCCGCGACTACCAGAAAGAAGCCGCACAGGTGTTCTACGCCAGCGGAAGCGAAAAGGGCGGCTCGGGAGTGATCGTGCTCCCCTGTGGTTCGGGCAAAACCGTCATTGGCCTTGCGACCATGGCGCTCATCCAAACCAAGACGCTCATTCTCACCCCGAACATCTCGGCAAGCCGCCAGTGGATTCGCGAAATTTGCGACAAGACGAACCTGACCATTGACCAGGTGAAGGAATACTCCGGCGAAGTCAAGGAAATCGGCCCCGTAACAGTCGCGACCTACCAGATTTTGACCCAGCGCAAGCGTGTCAAAAAAGAAGGCGAAGAGACGAACACCGAGAACCTCGAGATGAGCGACGAAGAAGTGAAGAAGGAACTCGCCAACTTCCCGCTGTTTAGCGAGCAAAAATGGGGCCTTATGATTTACGACGAGGTGCACTTGCTCCCCGCCCCCGTTTTCCGTCTGAGCACCGAGATGCAGGCAACCCGTCGCCTTGGCCTCACAGCAACGCTCGTACGTGAAGACCACAAAGAAACAGAAGTGTTCAGCTTGATTGGCCCTAAAAAGTATGACATCCCGTGGCGCGTACTCGAGGCACAGGGTTGGATCGCGACCGCCGACTGTAACGAGATTCGCATCCCCATGGAAACGGAGCTCAAGATGAAGTACGCGCTCGCCCCCATCCGTGAAAAGATCACGCTCGCAAGCACGAACCCCGAGAAAACGGATATCGTTGAACGCCTGCTCAAGTATTTTGACAAACCCGACGACCGCGTGCTCATCATTGGTCAGTACATCGACCAGCTTGAAGCGCTCTCTAAGGACCTGGAAATCCCGCTCATCACGGGCAAGACCCCAAACAAGGAACGCGAACGCTTGTACGCCGCCTTCCGTGACGGCAGCCAAAAGAACCTGATGGTCTCGAAGGTCGGCAACTTCGCCATCGACCTGCCCGATGCCAACGTGCTCATCCAAGTTTCGGGGACGTTCGGCAGCCGCCAGGAAGAGGCCCAACGTCTGGGCCGCGTGCTTAGGCCCAAGAGCGACGGCGGTGCGGCACACTTCTACAGCATCGTGACGCAGGATTCCAAGGAACAGGAATTCGCCATGAACCGCCAGCTGTTCTTGACCGAGCAGGGATACGCCTATAAGATCATCAAGCGCGGGGACTGGGACATCCTCGCCCGTACACCTGAAGAACTGGCTGCACGCAAATCGTAA
- the cysS gene encoding cysteine--tRNA ligase yields MALQFYNTASRKKEVFTLPEGVPAVRMYCCGPTVYHFAHIGNLRTYIFEDFLVRTLKYYGYKVNHIVNITDVGHLTSDADSGDDKMEKGAAREGKSVWDIAKFYTDAFMADWHRLNIQEPTRWTPATQHIQEQINLVKTLEEKGYTYRTSDGIYFDSLKFPRYADFARLDVENLRKGSRIDMGEKKNATDFALWKFSPKDKKRAMEWDSPWGVGFPGWHIECSAMAMKYNGPTLDIHCGGTDHIRVHHTNEIAQSECANGVTFARFWMHGEFLRTASEEKLEDGTTEQKFGKMSKSSGEFLTVSLLMDRGFNPLDYRFFAIGSHYRNYLNFTWEALEGAKEGLKSLHKKTDPLIGKATAITSDAAKAFQNEFKDAIGDDLNMPRALGIMNTMLKSDIDDGEKAALVADFDQIFGLKLDQPREEYAKKGANDGVDVAKIEALIAARKEARANKNWAESDRIRDELAAMNVVIKDSKEGTTWTLK; encoded by the coding sequence ATGGCTCTACAGTTCTACAACACCGCATCGCGCAAGAAAGAAGTATTCACTCTCCCGGAAGGCGTTCCCGCCGTGCGCATGTACTGTTGCGGCCCGACGGTGTACCATTTCGCCCACATCGGCAACCTCCGCACCTACATTTTCGAAGACTTTTTGGTGCGTACGCTGAAGTACTACGGCTACAAGGTGAACCACATTGTGAACATCACCGACGTGGGCCACCTCACCAGCGACGCCGACTCCGGCGACGACAAGATGGAAAAGGGCGCCGCCCGCGAAGGCAAGTCCGTCTGGGACATCGCGAAGTTCTACACCGACGCATTCATGGCCGACTGGCACCGCTTAAACATCCAGGAACCGACCCGCTGGACGCCGGCGACGCAGCACATCCAGGAACAGATCAACCTGGTGAAGACCCTGGAAGAAAAGGGTTACACCTACCGCACCAGCGATGGCATCTACTTCGACAGCCTCAAGTTCCCGCGCTACGCCGACTTCGCCCGCCTCGACGTGGAAAACCTGCGCAAGGGTAGCCGCATCGACATGGGCGAAAAGAAGAACGCCACCGACTTTGCTCTGTGGAAGTTCAGCCCGAAGGACAAGAAGCGCGCCATGGAATGGGACAGCCCGTGGGGCGTTGGTTTCCCCGGCTGGCACATCGAATGCTCCGCCATGGCCATGAAGTACAACGGCCCGACGCTCGATATTCACTGCGGCGGTACCGACCACATCCGCGTGCACCATACCAACGAAATCGCCCAGAGCGAATGCGCGAACGGCGTGACCTTCGCCCGTTTCTGGATGCACGGCGAATTCCTGCGCACCGCAAGCGAAGAAAAGCTCGAAGACGGCACAACTGAACAGAAGTTCGGCAAGATGAGCAAGTCCAGCGGCGAATTCCTGACAGTTTCCTTGTTGATGGACCGCGGCTTCAACCCGCTCGACTACCGCTTCTTCGCGATTGGCAGCCACTACCGTAACTACCTGAACTTCACGTGGGAAGCCCTGGAAGGCGCCAAGGAAGGCCTCAAGAGCTTGCACAAGAAGACGGACCCGCTGATCGGCAAGGCTACCGCGATTACCAGCGATGCAGCCAAGGCATTCCAGAACGAGTTCAAGGACGCTATCGGCGACGACTTGAACATGCCGCGCGCCCTCGGCATCATGAACACGATGCTCAAGAGCGATATCGATGACGGCGAGAAGGCCGCCCTGGTGGCCGACTTCGACCAGATTTTCGGTCTGAAGCTCGACCAGCCTCGTGAAGAATACGCCAAGAAGGGCGCGAACGACGGCGTGGATGTCGCCAAGATTGAAGCTCTGATAGCCGCCCGCAAGGAAGCCCGTGCCAACAAGAACTGGGCCGAAAGTGACCGCATCCGCGACGAACTCGCCGCGATGAACGTGGTCATCAAGGACTCCAAGGAAGGCACGACCTGGACGCTGAAATAA
- the fabF gene encoding beta-ketoacyl-ACP synthase II, giving the protein MDRRRIVITGMGAVTPVGKNVNALWESIKQGKCGVGPITLFDASTSSVKIAAEVKDFKPEDHGIDPKDAGRMARFTQFLLAASNEAIADAKLTEDDLRADTTGIVAGCGLGGMDVIDETFTQYIARGKRRVSPLAMPELIPNEGAANVSIALGITGCAWTIATACASGTDAIGVALDAVRSGRLDVCLAGGSESGITEYSIKSFAGMHALTDKFNDCPEKASRPFDKDRSGFVMGEGGAVLILEELGHAKARGAHIYAELAGYGASADAYHITSPKPDGEGCAKAFMRAMKDAGVTAEDIDYYNAHGTSTHLNDMTETAMLKIALGERAYKIKVSSTKSMTGHCVGAAGVCEAIISTLAIRDSFFPATINYETPDPECDLDYVPNKGVEGNIDVAASASLGFGGHNGVVIIKKFAE; this is encoded by the coding sequence ATGGACAGAAGAAGAATTGTGATTACTGGCATGGGCGCCGTGACGCCCGTAGGCAAGAACGTGAACGCCCTCTGGGAATCCATCAAGCAGGGCAAGTGCGGCGTAGGGCCCATCACCCTGTTCGATGCGAGTACGAGTTCCGTGAAAATCGCCGCCGAAGTGAAAGATTTTAAGCCCGAGGATCACGGCATTGACCCGAAGGACGCCGGTCGTATGGCTCGTTTTACGCAGTTCCTGCTCGCCGCCTCTAACGAGGCCATCGCCGATGCAAAGCTCACCGAAGACGATTTGCGCGCCGATACGACGGGCATTGTCGCCGGATGCGGCCTTGGCGGCATGGACGTGATTGATGAAACGTTTACGCAGTACATTGCCCGCGGCAAGCGCCGTGTTTCGCCCCTCGCCATGCCTGAACTGATTCCGAACGAAGGCGCTGCCAACGTCTCTATCGCGCTCGGCATCACGGGCTGCGCCTGGACTATTGCGACCGCTTGTGCCTCGGGTACCGACGCCATTGGCGTGGCGCTTGACGCCGTACGCAGCGGACGCCTGGATGTTTGCCTCGCGGGTGGCTCCGAAAGCGGCATCACCGAATACTCCATTAAGAGTTTTGCCGGCATGCATGCGCTTACCGACAAGTTCAACGACTGCCCCGAAAAGGCTTCGCGCCCCTTTGACAAGGACCGCTCCGGTTTTGTGATGGGCGAGGGCGGTGCCGTGCTCATCCTCGAAGAACTGGGACATGCGAAGGCCCGCGGCGCCCATATTTACGCAGAACTTGCGGGCTACGGCGCTTCCGCCGACGCCTACCATATCACGAGCCCCAAGCCCGATGGCGAAGGTTGCGCAAAGGCGTTTATGCGCGCCATGAAGGATGCGGGCGTCACTGCCGAAGACATTGACTACTACAACGCCCATGGCACTTCCACGCACTTGAACGACATGACTGAAACCGCGATGCTAAAGATCGCCCTCGGCGAACGCGCCTACAAGATCAAGGTCAGTAGCACCAAGAGCATGACGGGTCATTGCGTAGGCGCCGCCGGTGTTTGCGAAGCCATTATCAGCACGCTCGCCATTCGCGATTCGTTCTTCCCGGCGACCATCAACTACGAGACTCCGGATCCGGAATGCGACCTCGATTACGTGCCGAACAAGGGCGTCGAAGGCAATATCGACGTTGCCGCCTCGGCATCCCTTGGCTTTGGCGGTCACAACGGTGTCGTGATTATCAAGAAGTTCGCTGAATAG